The stretch of DNA AATTAGAGAACATTCTTGCGTATGAAAAGAGACTTTTTAACGATTCTACTAATCCCATTTTCAGAAGAAATGGCGGCCGCAATTCATTACAGGTAATGCGAATTTGGTGGATAGCATCGAGTAAACCTTCCTCAATTTCCACCAATTCCTCTTTTATCTCCTTATTAAATAAAGACGTGGAGCGAAGTGATTCCAGCCTGCGATACCAAATAATGAGATCCTGCAAAACGGTATCATGAAGGTCGCTGGATAAGGCGGCTCTTTCTTTTTCTGACAATCTGAATAAAAGGCGTAACATCCATTTAGGTGTTTCATTGTAAACAGCCATGTTCTCCATACGCTTCATCAGGTCTTCGATGAATTGAAGGTTATCGTAAAGAATGGTGACATAATGGACAGCAGTCTCCAGCCACTCCTCTTCCATTTTAAGCAGGGCATCTCTGAAAGTAATCTGTAAGTATATGAGCTGCTCCCTCTCACCAATTTTAATCCACTTATCATTCCGTACCCTGTCATTCGGTTCCTGCCCCCGTGGTATTTCTTCAATGGAAGCATCCGTCACGGGTAACACACTCTTTACCTCATCGATTAGCCGACTTTCTAACTCAGATACCTTCATGACATTGGCAAGGTCATTAGAAAAACGATTAATACTTTGTTGGAGCGTTTTGTACCTTTCTTCACTTAAGAGGAGTTCCCGCTCCTCCCGTTTCCGATCCGTAATATCCTTCACGATTCCATGTACACCATTTAATTCTCCAAATAGAAAAATCGGTACGAATGTAATATGAACAATTCGCTCCCCTATGCTAGAGCGAACGATACGACACTCCACATCTCTTGATTCTTTCCTCTGGATGACATCAGAAAGAACTTGGAATACAGGAAGGTGGTCTTCATCATGAATTAAACCGATAAAACAACGGTCTGGCAACTGCTCCATTTCAATACCTGTTATTTTCTCAAAGGCATGATTCGCATTGACAAAGTTGGCATGTAAGTCAATTGAAAATACACCATCTAAGTTGTTCTCAAATAAGGATTTATACCTTTGTTCGCTCTCCTCAATCACTAGCTCAGATCGTTTTTTCTCCGTGATATCTAACATCATGCTGTCAAGTCGTTCAACTGCTCCTGTCTTATCCAAGTATGGTTGGACGATCAGCTGGCCCCATTTCGTTTCATTTTCATGATGGATAAAACGGATGAGTTTGTTCACTGGTAATCCCTTATCTAACGTTTCCTTTGCTTCCCCCATGAGCATACGATTATCCTCAGGGTGGATATGGTCATGCATGCGGATCGGTTTATTCATGAGTTCATGCTTAGGAATACCTGATATTTTTTCAATACTCTCAGAACAAAAGGTTAAAAAGCTAAAATCCTTATCTGTTGACCAAACCGCTGCATTCACGCTTTCCAGGATATTTTCCAGTAACTGCTCTGTCATTTTGCGTTCTGTTATATCTCTCACGACAGCCACTACATACTTTACATTTCCAAAACTATCTAGTACGGGTTTGACTTTTGTTTCGGCATAGAGTGTGAATCCCTGTGAATGGATTACGCGGTATTCCAAACTGACTTGCCTCTTTGTTTCAACCACCTGAAGATGTTTGGATCGAACATAGTCTCTGTCTTCTGGATGAATGATATCAAATGCATCCATCCCTTCGTATTGATCAATGGTATAACCTATTAACGGTTCGAAGGATGGCGAAACATATCGGACAGTTGATTTATTATCAACCATGACGATCGCATCTGTCATGTTATCGGCGATAATCTTGTACTTTACACCCTCACTTAGAACATCATCACTACTACTGTAATTCGAATTTTTCCCCATCGCCACTTCCCCTTTCAACGCAGCACACTTTCCAATATCATCCTATTTATCCTCATTATAATCGAGGATGAATCTATGATACACGCAAAAAAATAGGGAAAGTCCGCAATTTATGTACCGGGCCAAGTTTACTTCTTTTCAACATAAAGTATGTTATCGAGGGAATACTACTCCTATTTAGTTAAAAAGTGGGAGGATTTTCAATTGACTAATCAAAATACCCTATCCATTTTCGCTTTAGGCGGAATTAATGAAATCGGAAAAAACATGTATGTAGTTCAATATGCAGATGATATTGTCATAATCGACTGCGGCGGTAAGTTTCCCGATGAGAGTCTATTAGGAATTGACTTGATCATCCCTGATATTACTTATTTAGAAGAAAACAGGGAGAAAATTCGCGCCTTGGTGGTTACCCATGGTCATGAGGACCATATCGGTGGCGTTCCTTACTTTTTAAAAAAATTAAACGTACCGATTTATGCCACGAATTTTACTTTAGGGTTAATCGAATTAAAGTTAGATGAGCACCGACTAATGAGGGATACGAAGCTCATCCCTGTTAATGCTGATTCAAAACTTGATTTCGGGCAACTCCAAGTATCCTTTTTTAAAGTGAGCCACAGTATTCCTGACTGTCTCGGAATTGTTTTGCATACACCTGAAGGAAATGTCGTACATACCGGTGACTTCAAATTCGACCTGACACCTGCTAATAACCAATATGCAGATATTCATAAAATGGCTGAAATCGGCCGGCAGGGTGTCCTGGCTCTCATCTCAGAAAGTACCAATGCTGAGCGGACCGGGCTAACTCCTTCCGAACGAATGGTAGGCAGTCATATGGACGAAGCTTTCATGAAGGCAGAAGGCAAAATTATTGTTTCTACCTTTGCTTCGAATGTAAATCGGGTACAGCAGGTTGTCGATTCAGCCATCAAAACGAACCGCAAACTTGCCTTACTCGGCCGGAGTATGGTGAATGTCGTAGATGTGGCGATTGAACGAGGGTATTTAACGGTTCCAGAGGGAATGCTGATTGAGCCGCGCGAGGTCGATCAATTAGCTCCAGAAAAAGTAGCGATACTTTGTACAGGGAGTCAAGGAGAACCAATGGCTGCACTTTCACGACTTTCTAGCGGCAACTACCGGGATGTGGCGATTTATCCAGGGGATACGGTTGTTTTAGCTGCCTCCCCGATACCAGGTAATGAAAAGGATGTATCACGAATTATCGACAACCTGTTTCAACTTGGGGCGAAAGTCATTTATGGTTCTGGCAGCACCACTGGCATGCATGTGTCCGGCCATGGCTATCAGGAAGACTTGAAGCTGATGCTCACCTTAATGCAGCCTACGTATTTTATTCCG from Bacillus sp. SLBN-46 encodes:
- a CDS encoding ribonuclease J, with the protein product MLSREYYSYLVKKWEDFQLTNQNTLSIFALGGINEIGKNMYVVQYADDIVIIDCGGKFPDESLLGIDLIIPDITYLEENREKIRALVVTHGHEDHIGGVPYFLKKLNVPIYATNFTLGLIELKLDEHRLMRDTKLIPVNADSKLDFGQLQVSFFKVSHSIPDCLGIVLHTPEGNVVHTGDFKFDLTPANNQYADIHKMAEIGRQGVLALISESTNAERTGLTPSERMVGSHMDEAFMKAEGKIIVSTFASNVNRVQQVVDSAIKTNRKLALLGRSMVNVVDVAIERGYLTVPEGMLIEPREVDQLAPEKVAILCTGSQGEPMAALSRLSSGNYRDVAIYPGDTVVLAASPIPGNEKDVSRIIDNLFQLGAKVIYGSGSTTGMHVSGHGYQEDLKLMLTLMQPTYFIPIHGEYRMLHHHRLLAESIGVEKNNTFIIKNGDVVDIENGAARQTRKVPSGDTYVDGISVGDVGAIVLRDRKQLSEDGMLVIVLTLSKSERKIISGPDTITRGFVFVKNSEDLIKEVNQLVRKTVNDLQEENVRQWNIIKQNIKKTVGQYLFAQTKRKPMILPIIIEI
- a CDS encoding PAS domain S-box protein, which gives rise to MGKNSNYSSSDDVLSEGVKYKIIADNMTDAIVMVDNKSTVRYVSPSFEPLIGYTIDQYEGMDAFDIIHPEDRDYVRSKHLQVVETKRQVSLEYRVIHSQGFTLYAETKVKPVLDSFGNVKYVVAVVRDITERKMTEQLLENILESVNAAVWSTDKDFSFLTFCSESIEKISGIPKHELMNKPIRMHDHIHPEDNRMLMGEAKETLDKGLPVNKLIRFIHHENETKWGQLIVQPYLDKTGAVERLDSMMLDITEKKRSELVIEESEQRYKSLFENNLDGVFSIDLHANFVNANHAFEKITGIEMEQLPDRCFIGLIHDEDHLPVFQVLSDVIQRKESRDVECRIVRSSIGERIVHITFVPIFLFGELNGVHGIVKDITDRKREERELLLSEERYKTLQQSINRFSNDLANVMKVSELESRLIDEVKSVLPVTDASIEEIPRGQEPNDRVRNDKWIKIGEREQLIYLQITFRDALLKMEEEWLETAVHYVTILYDNLQFIEDLMKRMENMAVYNETPKWMLRLLFRLSEKERAALSSDLHDTVLQDLIIWYRRLESLRSTSLFNKEIKEELVEIEEGLLDAIHQIRITCNELRPPFLLKMGLVESLKSLFSYARMFSNYEIEFDAENMQIPLNEDQILGMYRIVQELLNNATKHSKATKVTMKLASNQEQVYFSYNDDGVGVELCGMEGSYKHMGIAGIENRVLSLEGEVKVHSVTGHGFQVNITLPTTTKQKGDYYGNIVG